The DNA window GACATGAAGAGCGGTGTTGCGGTGATCCTCCAGATCGCGCGGGAGCTCGCACGGCAGGGAATCACCCCGAAGCAGGACATCGTTCTAGCTCTTACCGCAGATGAGGAGCACGCCTACCGCGGCGCAGCGACGGTCGCCGAATCGGGCCTGATCGACGACGCCCGCTTCCTGTTCATCCTCGAGCCGACCGGGGGAAAGGGATACATCGGGCAGAAGGGAGAGCTGTGGGTCGAGGCGCGGTTCACCGGAAGAGCGGCGCACGGCTCGGTCCCCGAGCTGGGAATAAACGCGATCCTGCCTGCGGCCCGGTTCGCGCTCAGGCTGCGGGAGGAGGCGGAAGGCTGGGAGGCCGTCCCGGGGCGCGGCCGCACCACGCTCAACGTCGGCGAGCTCCACGGCGGGGTACAGGTGAACATCGTCCCGGCGGAAGCGCGGGTGCGGATCGACTCGCGCACGGTATCACAACAAGCACGCGACGAGGTGATGCGCGCGGTCGAGCAGTTGGGGCACGAAGCAGTGCATGAGTACGGGGGGAAATTCTCGACGGAGATCCTGAACGACAAGGCTCCGATCGTCTCCGATCCTGCTGATCCGTGGGTGAAACGCTTCCTGCGCGCGGTCTATCCCGAAGCGGAAGTCAGCCCGGAGATCGCACCGTACTCGACTGATGCGGTTGCGATCGTCCCCGTGCTCGGGATACCGGTCGGGATATACGGTCCGGGCTCGATCGCCCAGGCGCATCAGCCGGATGAGTACGTGGAGATCAGCTCGATCCGCGCCGCACTTGAGACGTTGGCGCGGTTCGTGGAGGCGGAATGAAATCGGCTGTAGTTGGGATGTCAAATGACCCGGAATCGGTTATCATTTTACATCCTGTGCGATAAGCTATAAATTAAAAGAAAGGTGATCAAATGACAAATGAGAAGAAAGTGACGGTGATCGCCCTCGGAGGGAACGCCATCCTCCAGCCGGGGCAGAAGGGGACGTTCGAAGAGCAGATGGCGAACGTCGAGACGACCTGCAGGCAGCTGACGCAGATGGTCCTCTCCGGAAAGTACAAGCTCGTGATCACGCACGGGAACGGCCCGCAGGTGGGGAACATCCTCTTGCAGAACGAGACGGCGAAGGACGTCGCCGCGCCGATGCCGCTCTACGTCTGCGGCGCGGAATCGCAGGGGCTGATCGGGTACATGATCCAGCAGTCGCTCCATAACCTCCTTCAGGAGGTGGGGAAGGGTGATATCCCGGTCGCCACCGTCGTGACCCAGGTGGTGGTCGATGAGAACGACCCGGCGTTCCAGAATCCGAGCAAGCCGGTCGGTCCGTTCTACTCCGAGGAGGAGGCGAAGCGCCTGGCCGCGGAGAAGGGATACGTCGTCAAAGAAGACGCCGGCCGCGGTTGGCGTCGGGTCGTACCTTCCCCTGATCCGATCGAGATCTTCGAGAAGGAGGCGATCCGCCAGCTGATCGCCGCCCGCTCGATCGTGATCGCCTCCGGCGGGGGCGGGATCCCGGTCGTCAAGAAGGACGGAAAACTCGCCGGGGTCGATGCGGTGATCGACAAGGACCTCGCCGGCGAGCGGCTCGCGGTCGATGTCGAGGCGAAGATCTTTCTCATCTTGACCGATGTCGATGAAGTGAAGCTGAACTACAAGACCCCGCAGGAGCGGGGGATCTCCCACATGACGGTCGAGGAGGCGAAGCGCTACCGCGAGGAAGGCCACTTCGCCAAGGGATCGATGGAGCCGAAGGTGCGCGCCGCGATCCGATTCATCGAGGCCGGTGGGGAGCGAGCGATCATCACCTCCCTCGGAAAGGCGATGGAGGCCCTCGAGGGCAAAGCAGGAACGACGATAACCAAAAACTAACTTTAGGAGGTTCACATGTCTAGTACCAGTTTACGCGGACGGGATTTCCTCACCTGGCTCGACTTCACGCGGGACGAGATCGAGGCGATGCTCGACACCGCTCACGAGCTGAAGCGAAAGCAGATCCGGCGCGAGCCGCATCGGATCCTCGACGGCCAGACGCTGTTCATGCTGTTCTACAACGCGTCGCTGCGCACGCGCAACTCGTTCGAGGCCGGGATGACCCAGCTCGGCGGTCACGCCCACTTCCTCCAGCCAGGGGCGGTGT is part of the Candidatus Bipolaricaulota bacterium genome and encodes:
- a CDS encoding M20 family metallopeptidase, which translates into the protein MLEISATAMREVVELTRELIRIPSMNPPGGEDQIADFVQGILEDAGIDSARIPLEEGRSSVVARIPGKNSGSVVLCGHLDTVRADEREWSHSPFAAELEGDRIYGLGAADMKSGVAVILQIARELARQGITPKQDIVLALTADEEHAYRGAATVAESGLIDDARFLFILEPTGGKGYIGQKGELWVEARFTGRAAHGSVPELGINAILPAARFALRLREEAEGWEAVPGRGRTTLNVGELHGGVQVNIVPAEARVRIDSRTVSQQARDEVMRAVEQLGHEAVHEYGGKFSTEILNDKAPIVSDPADPWVKRFLRAVYPEAEVSPEIAPYSTDAVAIVPVLGIPVGIYGPGSIAQAHQPDEYVEISSIRAALETLARFVEAE
- the arcC gene encoding carbamate kinase, coding for MTNEKKVTVIALGGNAILQPGQKGTFEEQMANVETTCRQLTQMVLSGKYKLVITHGNGPQVGNILLQNETAKDVAAPMPLYVCGAESQGLIGYMIQQSLHNLLQEVGKGDIPVATVVTQVVVDENDPAFQNPSKPVGPFYSEEEAKRLAAEKGYVVKEDAGRGWRRVVPSPDPIEIFEKEAIRQLIAARSIVIASGGGGIPVVKKDGKLAGVDAVIDKDLAGERLAVDVEAKIFLILTDVDEVKLNYKTPQERGISHMTVEEAKRYREEGHFAKGSMEPKVRAAIRFIEAGGERAIITSLGKAMEALEGKAGTTITKN